Sequence from the Cucumis sativus cultivar 9930 chromosome 1, Cucumber_9930_V3, whole genome shotgun sequence genome:
TGGACCCACAGCTATGCTACTAATGGTTGTTTTTGTCGACTTTCCAGCATGCATGGAATTCTTATTTACTATGTTGACAGCTTTTTGTCGTGTCAGTGCTTTCTATATGTAAGATGAGATAAATTTCATCAGTACTTTATGAAAAGGTTTTTCGTCTTAGCTGTTGTTACTCTTTGGTGAGCTTTCATTTACTCTAAACCTTGATGACAAGCATAGCCCTTTCATTAGATGTTTTCCATTTTAACATTATGACTAAATAAAGGGGAAAAAGTATATAAGAGATATAGTTTCTGCCTATCACCTTCCGGTTTGaaacaattgttttattttatgtttatgcaTATTGGCTTGTAATCTATTTGCACTAGTTAGTAGAGGCCATAAATAGTTTACTGAGTTTGTCCATCATTCTTCAGGCTTTCCTGTTGCTCTCTGCTAAACAATCTGTTGAAGACCTCTCAGTTTCCAAAGAACAAATGGCGGGTGGTTCCGTCGTGGAAACTTgcaaaaatttgatattagtttttaattcCCTCAGGACGTTGGACAAGTAAGTATCTCGTCTTTTATCTTCGACGGATTCCAGTGTCTTTTATGCCTCAATAGTTAACTCAATAGGATTATTTGGCTGCATTTTGTATATGACATGTCAAACTTAATAATTATGTGGGTATGTCATGGTCAGTACGCCTATGTTTAGACGTCTCCTTGCCCAGGGGAAAGCTGTATATTTCACGTCAGCATATTTTGTGCCCAATTTGGGAACCATTCTTCTGACCTTTGGGTATTGCCGCCGGAAGTACCACTTCAAATTTGAGTATATTTACATTGTGATTCTACAagtatcttttttaataagaaagaCCAGCCTcttcattaatattattataaaatgagactaatactcaaaatacaagagaattatacaaagagctAGAATCtctaataaaaacaaacaaaacgaGGTTCAAGGACTTAACAAGCTCCAAACAAAGggaaaaatcaatcaaaacaaCAAAGGAAACAATTCAAGCCAAATGAAATGCTGGGAAAGGAAACAAAAGTGTGCCAAAGACCATAACCATAAAAGAAGTAATCTTTGAAAAGCTTGAAGAAGATCATCTCAAGAGAATGAAAACCATCATGAGTTGACCTAGTGATAAAAAGGGAGACATAgtctaaataattaactaagaGTTCGTGAGTTTAATTCATGGTGGCCACCTAtctaggaattaatttcctataaatattctttgacatccaaatgttgtagaGTCAGATGAGTTATTCCATGAGATTAGTCGATGTGCACGTAAGTGGGCTCGAACACtcatatattaaagaaaaaaatatcaagagGACGAAACGAAAGAGCTTGAGTtatctcaaaatcaaatagagAACATTTGATTCATTAACTACAATGAGTTAACAAACTAGGACCATGACTTCTGTTGCACATTTGAGGTACCAATCTGAAGAAGAATACTTCTAAGCCTTGGTTGAAGGGGCAGGGCATTTGACAGAGCATTTTCTGATGACAAAACTTCCGAGAATAGTTTACCAGAGTCACGTTCAAGGATGACCACTAGAATGacttctttttgttgaaaGCCCCTTGAAGCattctctctttatttatgttataccGAAAAAAACACATGGTTTTTCTATGCTACTGCAGGGTTTCGACCTTTGGTAATGACGATTTTGGTTCTTGTCTTACCCCATAGACGACGACTTCAGTTAGTCCTAAACACCTTGTTGAATTCTTAAATGCCCTGAGCTGCATGAACCTTGTAAACTTAAGGGCCAAACAATAGAATTGGAAGGGACAAGGTGGAGTTGCCTTATAACACGagtgaaaacttaaaaagttcTACTGGCATCACTGCCATCTCAATTATGGCGATGCAGGGTTTttcgttttccttttttcaacaCGTCAGAGGAGAGAATCTTGGTCTAGGATGCATGCCATAACAAGTCGTGCTATCTCAAGTTCGCTTGTGATGTCATAGgttgatttttctaatttagcTTTTAACATGCTGCATCATAGTTGCTATAATTTTGAGGTAGATTTTCAACCTGGCtcccttttcaaaatttaaaattgtcacAATGCAGGCAGTTGGAAATTTCATCATGCGCAAAAGAGGCCATTTTTGTTGCTGCAACAATCATGTCCAAAAAGTTATAGAGGTCGAATGAACTTACTTCTTGAGAAGATGTACGAGGGTCACCTACAGTAGCAGGAGCCATCCTTTTGTCAAAGTTAATATAGACGAACAATAAAGCAGTATTGAGATATCTTTCATTACCTATTTCGTAGTTAATCTTAACCTAGTTGAGTAGATCATATAACACTAATCCAGTATCTTCCAGCCACTTGATTAGAATATTCAGTGTTCATCGTACTAAGTATTCTCACTTAAGCATTCTAGAGTACGAATGgtttattaattcaaaaccATTTGTATCATGTTCATAAGAAGTTTATTTTACATGAGCCTACCACCCTCCAAAATAACGATGTACTTTATTTGCATCTTGTAAATTAGCTCATGGTTATTGATCTTGATTTTGCTGacatttattaagtttaaaCCTGAAGAGGTTAAAACTAACAGTGGGAgctgaacaatttttttaagtccTCCAAAGGATTCTCAGCAAAGCCTTGGGAGCTTGCTCTGGTCTTAGAGATGAAAAGgtatgagaaagaaaattagatattGTCAATTGTCAGAGGAGCAAGTTTGCATACAACCCCACGGCCAAGCACAAGAGGACATAAACATCTACACCTTGATGTAAAGAATCTTTCAGCCCATCAAGCAACTCCAACTTGTTAGCCCACAAAGAATCCCAGTCAGATCTTAAATTGTCGAAACCAATTACGAGTCTTCTGAAGCCTCAACTGTATTCCTGAAATGAATGAGAAAATCACAGTCAAACTACCATTTTCCTGAACATACTGCAGCAGGAAGGAGAGCTCATATATTGGTAGATTTCCTTACTTAGACGGTTGGGAGTCAATCTGCATTGTGACTGGGCCATCATTCACCAAATTGACCTTCTCAAACATCAGTGCCCAAAACATCAAAACTGTATACTCTAGTAAATATCAGAGTTACTCGGAATCCAAAACTGAGCATAGTGAGATTACCTTCATCATTGCTCCAAACACTCCATCTACCCACAGGAAAAGGGAACAAAGACAAGATTCAGTAAACTCTTTATACTACTGGTTGAACCCGTTCCTATTTAGCATATTGACTGAATTTCATATTAGGAAAGATAGGTTACCTTTTATCGCATCTGGGTTGTAGGATTTACCGAACCTCTCGACCACAGAAGCGTAAAAAGGTTTAGCTCTTTGGGGAGGCATTGCCACATGAAAGTCCGGCTTGTTCCCCTTCAACATTCCGTACAGTGTAAACTGGCTGACTGGTTGCAATCCACCAAGTATAAGTTAATTAGTGGATTAACTCCAATTCACATTCTAGGTACAAACTTCGAAGCAAAGCCCAAACCTTTTTTCACTTACCTAATAGAACCTCGTAGTTTTTCTGCATCACCTGGAAGAAATATCAAGGAAAGTAGTAAAGCAAATCCTGAAGCTTTTGTTTAATTCGGAATAAGGAGGCAAGGAGTGtttgtataattaaattacGTTTAAGTCCCAAGCTTTGCCGGTACTCTCATTTGGGAACAACCTCATATTTAGGACCTTACGGCATCTGAAACCCAATTTGAAAAGAAGTTTTAATGCCGGATGGAATCAGTATAGAAAAGAGAGGGAGGGGTGAGAGATGGTTGAGTAGATTACATGTATTCAGCGTCGGTGTCGGAGTCGGAGTCGTGAAGGCCGACGAGCACGAGGAGACCTGGGCCGATCTCTGAAACGGTGCGGCCATCGACCTGTGAAATGCAGTATCTCACACCGGCGATTTAGAAAAGCATtaagagaggaaaagagagagagagaggagaccTGGACGCTTGCAGAGGCGACTCGCTGGACAACAGCTCTCATGGATCTAATGGGGCGTAGTTTGTTGTTGCTGAAGCGGAATACTGTGGTCCGCTTGGT
This genomic interval carries:
- the LOC101216751 gene encoding D-aminoacyl-tRNA deacylase, translated to MIVTYKLLVKHNIIIFKIFSHFHFRQPIPRGYNFTKSQSPKRSKKRMNSVANLPLFAASVSTKRTTVFRFSNNKLRPIRSMRAVVQRVASASVQVDGRTVSEIGPGLLVLVGLHDSDSDTDAEYICRKVLNMRLFPNESTGKAWDLNVMQKNYEVLLVSQFTLYGMLKGNKPDFHVAMPPQRAKPFYASVVERFGKSYNPDAIKDGVFGAMMKVNLVNDGPVTMQIDSQPSKNTVEASEDS